AGAGGCACACACGTGCAACtaactgtagtctattattttaaatttatttaagcacaagtgctgaatgtctataggacacctggtcctacagcctgtttaaagatgtgtgTTTGAAAAAGGTGCTAGTTTTGGTGGCTTATTTAATGGTATAACTTTGGTTTGAACTCTTGTTACAGTTACCATATTTTGTTACAGTTACCATattcttttgtaaataattatgtgtaaccttaccttcctgtttgaaagtgtaCACAATGAGAAGCAATTCTTTTTAAAATGTAACCCTGCCCACTcgttgctatttacaaacataAACCAAATAGCCGGCAATGCTAGAGTGAATGTGCAGACTACTGAAAGGCTATAGGCGATTTCTATGTTACAGAACATAATTGCATGgtgtaaaattattattgtgtgcTATAAGGCTATAGAGAAGACAGACAGATGCATTAGTAGTGTTAACAGTGTACAGTGCTTGAAGCATTGTTAGCAGTTGGCAAGTTATTTTCGATAATGAACTGCACTTAGGTTTTAGTGCAGTTTTTGTGATCAAAGTACTAGTTTTAGTACATGTTTTATGTCAGTGAATAGTATCAATTTCTAAAACACTTTTTGTGGTTAAGTCTGATGATAAAAGGCAAGAAAAAAAACTTGAGTCCCgttcagtagtccagtccagtagtccagtccagtagtccagtccagtccagtagcccagtccagtagtccagtccagtccagtagtccagtccagtccagtagtccagtccagtccagtagtccagtccagtccagtagtccagtccagtagtccagtccagtagtgaatggatacaccaaCTACCAAACGGAAGCAtgtgaaaattggtgtggaTGTACCTTGTATAAAGCCCAACTAGACTTCCAAGTTTGAGCTTAAAATCTTATTTGGTTGTTGTATATACTAGACCGAATCAAAATCGTTACTTGAAATCCTGTTGTTCTCATACTAATTTTGGCCCCCCGCCAGTAACACTTTGATGACTTACTACCAATACCATCATTTAGGACTATATATTCATTAGTTAttagcagagccatagtttattgtCTTCCATCTTATCTACAGTGATTGGAAATATGAGGGCATGTCACCACCTCTATAATCTCGCTAATCAGCTCGTATACTGCTAAATCAAATCATATGAAAATTGGTGTGGAAATACTTTACACAAAGTGTAGCTAACCTCTGAATTTGAGCTGAAAATCTTTTATGATTGTCTTGCTACAGTGGATTAAAGTTGCAGCTCAAAATTCTGCATTGTCTGACAAACATCATTCATTCTTGGACGACAGCCATATGGGGCAGCCAGCATTTTTTGATTGACTTGATTTCTATGATTTATTAATTGGCCTTATGCCCTCAACAAATGCACAGGTAAAGTGACATAGTCACAGTGGATTATTGCGGAAGTTTTAACATCGTAGTTGGATACTGCTTGGCTTGCTTCAATAGAGCGGTTGCATACCCTACCCTTGTAACTGACTgacaccataattattattctTGTACCAGGCTGGAAATTGCTTCAGCCTGAATGAAGTGAATAAGAGAGTAATTTAGACAGGAAAGATATTTAGAAAAGATATCTGGTGTAGGAGACCTGTACTGTCTTacctacgaaactgccctggTATGCTGTAAGGATCTGCTATGCCTGGTATCTTTTCTAAATGTCTTTCTTGTTACTTACATCTAAATTGCTAACTTATTCATCTTAGTTTTTGGTCGGATTCATCTGAAGCCATTTCCAGCCTGATACAAGAAAAAAGCATTGATTACGTTACCATGGATATGCAAACATGTCCATACCATGATTAAATTCTGTTATTAATTGAAATGAAAGGGCTGAACATAATTACATTGTGCCTTGGTCACAATTAAGCAATCACTGAAACAGTTAGGGTTTGATGTCTGTATGGAGGTGCCAGGTTTTCTTTTGCCAAAAGTTTTTCTAGTGCTGAATGTTCTCTCCATATGGCAGTCAACAATGCTGTAGAGTATTAGTAATACATTGTGAACACACTACAATTCTGGGAATCCACCAGTTTGGGATTTTCCAATGTCAATAATCTTTGACTCTTTGACGTTGAGGCTTTCAGCCTCCCTGCAAATCCCTAGGTGAGATAGTGACTAACTAATAAACAATTCTGCCCTAACTATTGGTACTAATCCCCAACCCAGTCATTAATACTTACAACAGTAGTGTGTTTTACAATTACAGTGACAatcgtgtgtgtatgtatgtgctaACTTTGTGTAATGTAGTTATCAGACAGTTACTACACTATCACCAGTCCTTAACATTCAGTGTAGTATAAATGTCAGTGTAACAGCTGGTGACAAGCTATGTATAGAGGTCATGATAAACTGTATCATTCACATGCCATGCACATGTGCTTATATCATCAGAAATGTAGCACTTAGATGTAGCTCCGAACATAAAATAGCACTTAACTTGCCTCCTGACCACACCCTCATCACTTTCCATGGTGTTAATTATTTAGCTTATGTTAAGTTTATGGATCCATATAATCCATTATTAAAGTGTTAGGTTTTATCACTCCTTAATGTAGGGTTGGAAAGACTTCATTGATGAATCAGTTTGTATCTAAGAAATTTATTGAAATGTACAAAGCATCCATTGGAGCAGACTTCCTTACAAAGGAAGTTATGGTAGATGACAAACTGGTAACAATGCAGGTATGAGCTATAGAATTGTCACTCTATACTGTTTTTACTGCCACTGTATTCTGCTAGATCTGGGATACAACTGGAAATGCCAGATTTCAGAGTCTTCAACAAGCATTCTACAGAGGGTCTGACTGTTGTGTTCTTGTGTTTGATGTCACAAACAACAGCTCATTTTGTACACTACATAAATGGAGGGATGAATTTCTAAAGCATGCTAAACCAAGTGATCCTGACAACTTTCCTTTTGTTGTGCTTGGAAACAAGATTGATTTAGAGGACAGACAGGTATACTGATGTGTTGATTGTTACTGCATGGATTTCTAAAAATGAACCCCAGGTGTCTATAGTACAAGCAGTGAACTGGTGTGAATCAAAAAACAATATTCCTTATTTTGAGACAAGTGCTAAGGAAGATACAGATATTGAGCAAGCCTTTCAAGCTATAGCCAAAAATGCTCTAGGAATAAGAGAATAAAACAAAGAGGATAATTATTATGATACacatttagttatagttatacaTCATATAATTAAATTTTAGAAAGTGTATTTTActtaatatgtgattgtaaagGCTTGAATTAATGTTTATTATTGCTATACCTATACTCAAGTGATAATCCTTTCTAGTTAGTGAATAAATGTGTTCTATAGCTCACTAATAGAATGAAGCATTTCAATAGTATTATTGGTGACATTAGAGTGGAATTGATGCTAGTATACATATCAGTTGTGGATTGAAACATGGCTGACTAAGAGAACAACAGATTTGTGAACAACGAGGTTAATGAGGTGATAAGGGAGAACAAACTACCAGTTCTCCACCTGCTTCAGTTTTAGGAACTATTAAAACCATTTTATATATCTACATCATGACGTTACGCATATCACCGTTAAGGCTCTTTGCATATATACAATTGTTTGATGTGTACATAATTCATACTGAAAGTTACAATCAGATTAAATTGTTTGGCCCATGCAGTAAGCGTAAACTTGGTAAACTATATCTTTCAATGTATTGTCATGAAATGAACATAGTCTCCACCTGTCATGCTTTACTAACTATAATTAATGTGGTCACATATTGGAAATCAAAACCGAGCACACGCTATTTGGGTATATCTTGTCATGGATACCACATATCAACAACAATACATAGAGCAGTTAATCGTTGAGCTAGCACCTTAACACAAGGTAagtcttttatttattttttttgtttaaatcTGTGTTTGTCTGCAAAGGAAGTAGTAGCTGTGTTAGTGATGTAATGTGTTGTGCAATCCAATATGCGATAAGTCTTTGGAGACATGATTACTGTGACTGAATACAGACTTTGAGGTGTCAAAACCTTGTGAttgtcagctacaaaaatacaaaatataTTTATAACCTTGCCTACCAGTGTTACCTTTGCCTTGTGGGATGCAAGAAGAATCATAGTTTATGCATATGAGTGCACGATGCAACTATGATGTGTACATGGTTATGCATTAATTGCAGTaagttgtatataattatgcgTTTGGCAAAATTGATGGAGTGATAAATAGCATCTGACCGGTCTATTAGAGTGTGAACattctattatagtattatcAATCTTTTAGAGACTTTCAGTCTGCACTCAGAGATAAATAATTTCTCATTCATAGTGGTTCAACCTTTTGGTTTAGCCAATTACAAGAGTTATGCCacctaattccaccgattattcctcATGAATGTCCAATATTTTAACATTATTCCTGCAAATATCCtgaattattctcacaaaattgCATATTAGGTGCAAGCCTAAATATAAAATAGTGCTTGTCATAAGCGTATAAAGTGAATCAAAGGACAGAAGGTGTATCATGCAGCTACAATCAACACAAGGCTAAGCAATTGAATAGACTAATACACATGGCAAAACAATTAACCCACAAAGCACCTAAGTACGTACGTACAAGTGACAAAGAAATAATAACGCAAATACAAATTGATTACTGCTAAACTTGTAGCTACAACAGATTTCTAAAATGGGGTCTAATTATGATGCAATTCCTGAACATGTAGACTCACATGGAAAAAGAGAAAACTGCATGTCAGGCTTGCATGCGGCCTCATTACTGTTAGCTGACTGCAAAGTGTCAGTGTATATAGCTAAGACTGCCTTTGAATTGTGATTATGGAACAACCAGCATGCAATTGGAAAAAGAATTGCTTGGCATTCACAATGctatagtacagtgaaaccttcctctttaataagaccactgtGGTCATCTCTGATAGATCCCAACAACAGCTACTTCATGACCTCCTGAACAGAGAGTTCTATGAACAGATTGTCATCATGTCATGAAGTTTTGTAGGCCTTTTTGTTTATGGTGTCGCCATGCAAGAATATTGAGAGGACAAAAGCAGATAATGCAATGGCAAAATAGAACAATTAGGAATTGAAGAAACCTTAAACTACTCAGTGTATACTCAATATTATCATGAAATTGTCAGCACTATAGTTCACAACAGGATTAGTAAAAATAGTAAATATTTTCATTAATTTTTACTATGACAGATTTATTAACAGTTCTACAAAGCCACAACATTCAGCTACACCCTGTACAAGTATTTCTAAGAGCTTATAGTTTGAAAAGCACTTTCCATCCAGCTGTAAAAAACACACAAATACAATATTATGTAAATATATACCAAGTGTGTATGATTTGTGAGCTATCATTGTTTATACTGAAATGATAATAAACATGACCTGATGGGCCATCAGAGTGGAGGTGAGGTGATGGATCACAAGCTCATGGCTACTGGTTCTATTATTCAGGGTTGAGGCAAAGAAGCATGTATACCTGTACaattacatacacacaatagatacaaccaacaaaaataaaaatcaactatggcataattatataataaagTAATTGATTCAAAATCATTTACTGCAGAAATTTCTACAATTGTTCCAGCAATCCGTTTGATGGTAAGTTACTGTACATCCTAAGCGCATACAGTCTATACAGATCAATTCATCATTGCATTAATGTTTCGGCAAATCAATTATTGGATAGTACATATGTCAGTATGTCACAGAACATTGTACATGGATGCCCGGCTATATAATATATGGCGTATGGTTGCAGTCAATGGAGAGCCACCTATCAGTATATTGCTCCACTACACTCCCTCAGGTATaggtggggctttacagggggaatcaATGCAAAACTGTTGTCCCACCCTGGGGCATTTCACTAAGTACACGAGTACTTTGTGATACTGTTTTCTATACGTCAAATCCCCATGCTACAACTGGGGGCTTGTGGTGGGGGATTTCACATGCTACAGTTGTGTTTGACATTTGGGTGATTGAATATTAACAAATTATGGATACTGGATAACTTTCTATACTCACACCCAAGGAAAAAATTTGTGATTCTCATCGTGGGAACTCCAACAGGAATGTGGGTGGGAAAATGGAACAATTTACCCATATGGGAAATCATGAATTCCCATCATCTATGTGTGATTACCTTAAAGGACACCACATTTGGAGGTTGCATTTACTTGTACTGATTTATCTTTATTTACCTGTATTTAATGTTTGCCTGTAGAACAGGTAAATACAGGTCCCAAAGCTGGCATCCCATCTTGGGAATATGATTTTCCTATATGGGAAATTGCTCCATTTTCCTACATTCCTACTATGATTCCCACAATGAGAATTGTGAATTTTTCCTGTGACCATGGTAACAACATTTGACCTTGTTTCCCCACCATAGCCCAAGGGATACTACTGTTAGAGGGGAGCATAAGAAATATAGAGTAGATGCTGGTATTACGGGACAGGGGGTAATATGGGTTGCATAGCTTAAAACAAGTTTAGTGGGTTAAGTCCTGCAGATTGAGGGGCAAAAGGATATCAATGAGATCATCATAGATGGTGATTATAAGTCAACCACAAATATAATTATGGCTCCTTAAATTTGCTATACCATGTTGGAAGACTGTCAATGATTGTCTTTGTACCACTCACTATATAATACGAAGCATATATATAAGAAGCCAGTCAACTTGACTTAtgactttacagtactgcatacaggTATACGATGATTACAATCAATGGTATTAGGGGTACTAGTACTGAAGGTCTGCTAGCTCTGGGCTAGCTAGTGGTTATAAAAGAAACAAACTATTCAAATTGCTTAGctataaaaattacattacaGGGAATCAGTGTCCTGGCTTACATGTGAAATTTACCACAATTTCAAATATGAAATAGTCAACTTACAAGCACAACATCTCATAATACTATACATTATATATGGGTAGGGAATGTGTGAAATACTAGTGAACTCAGGGTTGAGATGAttgcaatgctttgaagttaactaccaccactactctaCTGTCGAAAAATTTCTTAAACCAGCTATATGGCATACTCATAGTTTCATCATAAGGTCTCCACACTATAGATCATACGATCCTATTTGATGTACGCCATTGCTTTTAACGCACACCACCTTCTAATTAATGCGCCCTCCAAATGAAGAGCTCGTTTGATAAGCCACTAGAACTATTCGACAAGAGGAAATATGTTAAAATATGTGCACCCATGGTCCGCTTTTCCAAGTAAGGATACTGTTGCAGTTTACTCTAGAACAGTTCATGTATTCCTGCAGGTTAGGGTTTAGGATGCTGGTTCGTAAgtgagttgtttttgtttgtttgttttaaaGGGAGACTGCTTCAGTATGAAAATACTGCTTTTCGACAGTGcccacatacatacaatacaataaatagACTACATCTACCTACACATATACAGTTAGTACAATGACTGATGCAGTTAGCAATCGTGGGTGTATGCTGACAGTTATAGCACCTCGTTGTGTAGGTATGGATGTGATCTAGCTTGTACTCCAATGATTATGGCTGATTCATTTGTCCAGTCCAAGCAAGCTCGTGACAGTGAATTCACTACAAACCACAGTAAGTCAACTCCCTTGTCGTGATATTATTGGAAACATGCACCACAGCTGATCGACCACTTGTAGTTCAGTTTGCTAGTAACAATGCTAAGGACTTTGCTGATGCTACAGAGCTGGTCGCACCGTAAGTTGATCAATGTTGGTACTTCCATTAGTTTCCAATCTCATTTTAGGTTCTGCGATGCTATTGATCTTAACTGTGGTTGTCCACAGAGGTGAGTATAATGAGATATTGAAACCATTCTTAAGATGATGTTAGTTAAGATGGGCACTGGGGCAGGGCTGTGGTGCCTTTCTCATCAAACAACCAGAAACTGTAGTTGACATGATACAACAAGCTCGTTCCCGTACCAATCTACCAATATCTATTAAAATTAGAATATGTGAAGACATCAAGTACGTTAAGTGATGACTCAACATTTCATGTAGAGTACACTGATGGACAGGGACACAATAGAGTTGTGTAGAAGAGTTGAACATGCTCATGTCTCTTGGATCACTGTTCATGGACGTACGGTAAAGCAAAGAGCAGAACCAGTGAATAATGAAGTGATCAAAATGGTCAGTGGTTGGATAATTACTGCTGTATGATAACTCTCACTGATACAGGTGAAAGATTGTCTTACAATTCCTGTTGTTGCAAACGGAGACATTAGGAGTTTACAAGATGCTGAAGCAGTGCATGCGTCAACTGGAGTAGATGGTAATCATTAAATGTGGAGACGACATAATTATTAGTGATGTTACTTCATAAGGAGTGATGGCAGCTAGAGGAATACTTGCCAATCCAGCCATGTACGATGGTCACCCAGCCACCCCACTACAATGTGTTCAAGACTGGGTCAGTTATATACTCCAAATCATGTATTAGTCACATTCCAGCCTTCAGGTTGATCTGTCACTTTCTGTTGGAACACCATTCATATGCTTCCACCGTCACCTTTACAACATGACTGAAGAAATTATGAGCAAACCAGGTAGGCCTTGGAAGTTTTACATGACATCAATGTCTGTTCAGACAGGCAAGCACTGAAGAATTTAACGAGCACATCAGCTGTGTTAGACTATCTCACCCACATGAAATACATTACATGTTAATTGTCATCATTTATTTTGTTCATAATACAAACACATGCAACAAATTCAAGTCTCTAATAGAAGGTGTTTGGCCTATTGGCAACAAAAGTGGATCGGAAATGATGGTCCATGACTCTGTGTGGTAGTGGGAAACGTATCTTCGAGTTCTACAGTAGAAAGTGTAcatgacaataatacaataacacaaacaATTGATCTTACATGAAATTGCTTCATATGGGGTCTTCTACACTTGTTTGCTGGAATTTCCTCAGCTCGCATGATTTGTATGGAGTGAGCTCTGGCCCTGTGCCTAGCAGCCATATCTCGGTCTACACAGATACAAAAGTAAATATCAGCAAACATATTATGTACTATACATACAACATGCTGTCACTGCTCCAGCAACACTCATCTCACGATACTCTCTGTACATGTTGTGGGTACCACTTCGGGAATCATATCTCAACCAAATACCGATGTTCTTGATCTTAAGGGGACTCTTCTCAGACACCTACCAGCACACGTTATAAGGTGACCTATTACTTCGCTAGACTTGTCTTACAACAGAACACGAGACTATTTCGCCTGCTGCCTTCTTTAACTTCTTCAGTTTACTCGTGAAATAGAAGAAACGAGACTTGGCCGTCACTTCATCTGGGGCAAAAATTCTCATACGATACAGTGGTGGATTTCGCTGCGTCTCGGACGGATGACGCCTCCCAATCACTTTATATTCCTTCAACTGTAGTACAGTACATTTGATTTATGATTAACTACTACACATTACAAGTCCAAACCTGTCCCTTTGCCTTCATCTTTATCTGCTGTGGGCGTGGGCGAAAGAAAGCATGGCCTAGGGACTAGTGCGCATGCGTTGAGACAACAGTGAGCACTAGTTGGAATAATTGGTAATGGCTACGGAAGAGCTGCAACCCGAGCCCAGTGTGGTCCAGGAACCATTGGACCTTATCAAACTAAGCTTGGATGAACGAATATATGTGAAAATGAGGAATGATAGGGAACTGAAAGGAAGGTTGCACGTGAGGAACTCTATTACTTTAAGTGTAGTGAGTACCTCACACTGTAGGCGTATGACCAACACTTAAACATGATATTAGGAGATGTTGAAGAGATTGTAACTACCATTGAACTAGATGAAGAAACCTTTGAAGAGATATTTAAGGTGTGTAAATGTATAACAGCACTGAAGATGTTACAACGTGTTGGTAGAGGTTCATTACGTAAGAGCTTGCAGTAGGGTATTATTACCATATCACTTATCAACAAAGGTATCACCATAATATAACTGTAAAAGCATTGCAGTGTTTCCCACTTCATACTATTACACTAACATATTGTGAGAATTCATTAAAAACAAAATGAACAGCTCCATTTCAAGTCTCTGAATATCTCTCATAGTGTGATGGAGTGACCATACTGTGGATGTGTGTTCAATTATCAGTATTGAAGTGTGTTCTTAAAACATTAGAGCATTGTTTTAAGTTTCTTTGCAGGAAAGCAAGTGTATACTAGGTTTACTacaaatacatgcaatatgGTTTGACCAAGAATGGTTACATTTAATGGTAATGCCCAGGTATTTTGTGGGTGTCAGATACTATTGTGAATTTTGTATGTCGAGTTGATGGGGGACCATTGTTAGGTTTTTAGAGAGATTAATTTCAGGTAATAGCCGACTCACTTAATATGTCTAGATCTTGTTCAGTCTTACTGTACCTTCAATACATTGGATTCATCAGTAAATTATCAGTTTGTCTTCATACAGCCTAATGCATAAAGTTATCTTGTTGGAGATGTCATTGATAAATAGTAGAAATAGCAGGGTCTGATACTGAGCCCCTGGACAACAAGTAGTACAACAGTAGTTCTCTGTTGCTTGATTTGAAGATTTTCATTCTCGACCACACTTCAAGCACTGATTGCTGTCTGAACCAAGTAGCACCGTAGCAGCAATTCCTGTGGGAAGTGATCACCAAGGCAGTAAATGTGAGAAGCGATTATTAAAAGTGACTGATATGGAGGAAGCCAAACATTGTTCTACTAGTAGATGTGATATCCACATATAACACTAGCATCAAGACTAAATGTGGTCATTTTTTTGCTCTATGTGTCGACACTTGTGGCTCGCACATAAATTTTCACGTAATAAAATTTCTGGGGGTGCGGTAGATGAGTAAACAGTGCGTGTTCAAGCAGCTTACAACAAGTACTCATGAGAAGATCTGTAGTTTGGCTTGAGCCCTTTTTGAATACAGGTACAACTGGCTATTGGCTTACCTTCTCAATGCTGTAACTATTGGTAACAAATAAAGAATATGGCTGACAATCTCACTATTGTAGTAAtggttgatatactctaatagaacagtcacaaaatcattTTCATTCAGTGTATATTCATTATTTTTTATGAAacatttttgcatgaaaataaagccaAGTACAGTGTTTTTTTAGTACGTTGTGTTTCTCAATGGTGAGTGCTGTGTTTCACATGATGATCGATAATCATATCCGATGCCACATGAGTCTTTGTTGCAATAcgcgatgaaaatcacctttacggaatagcactagtccatataatatataatacagcattaaatataccaaaacacttacaggtggccggatgtagaattttttaaatggccaaaactcgaattttagtctcaatgcctgactgcctcactgaccacggtcacaaggctagaggccaaacaaagcagcacacggccaccattttacgctacaatgacaaaatcaccagtgggatgtgccttttggggttattatttcagagctggatttcagaagcgcttcattcctggtgctactataagagatacactagctagatatctacAAGTTTGcgattgggatcctgttcgcGATGTTTgcgaccacgcccatcaattaaagatctagatGTGATAGaatatggagaccacacctcttaataatctagctgtttacttaccACAATAAACAAgagtctagctagctgcacaccccttggctgactcaagatatactctaatacaacagtcactctaatacaacagtcatgtatgatattctaatagaacagtcacaagttacattgtagttaGCTGTGCTGCAACAAAAAACTAATCAAACTAGTTTTTttagtttaaaaatgaagtagggatctatgcaataaaaagtagtgaaacaagagatgaatgatggtattacagcatatggaaagtccctactttggcacattagctataattgtgGCAGCCTTCAAACCTTGCCAGGTGGGTTGCCCAAGTTGAAGTACATCAAAACATATCCAAAACTTTCTAAGTCATCTCTTCTACTTTGTTTGATTCCTAAGTGAGTGTTGATGCTTGCGTATCTTGCGATACCAGTCAAGTTATTGTTTTCTCTGTACGGAATGTactgatgtgtgcatgtgtctCTGTACTTCTTTGTCAATCCAAAGTCAATAATATAAATGAGGTTGCCTTTTGCCAAGTCCCATTAAGAAATTATTTGGCTTAATGTCTTGATGGATGAAATTTTTTGAATGGATGAATTCAATTTGGCTAATCAATTGGTCTGCCAATAGTAAGTTGGTTTTAAGACTGAATTTTTGGCCACAAAAGTTAAAAAGGTCTCCTAAACTTGGTCTCAAAAGTTCCACGACTAATACGTTATTATCTCCTTCTGTACCACACCATCTGACTTGTGGAATTCCAACTCCTGATAAAATTTAGTGTAGTTGCAGATGTTTTGACTTGATACATTCCAACTTGATGGCTACTTCTGCCGTTGATATGTTAGTACCAAGGTAAATATCACTGAATGAGTCACTGCCTATCTTTCTTCCTAGTCGATACTTGCCACCTACTCTTAATTCCATATTGTAAACCTCAACTAGATGTAAGTTGGAGAGTTAGAAGAACTTGCAATGTTTTTGGTCTTCAAAACTAAAGTGTTTACAGAGAGAAAAATATGTTCAATGCGAAGCTAAACTATCTCTACAAATGTTACAACTGTACTCAGAGTATAAAGTTACCGCTACACCTGTCTATTACAactgccaaagtagggactttcccactgagctatgctgtaataccatcattctctcttgtttcactactttttattgcatagatccctacttcatttctaaATAACAaacttttaacccttaaacccgcataatccagaaaactggatttaaacttaataaatacgcatgctttgcacaaagcgctgtaacttttgaaacGTCCATCCTATGGATATGCCATTTACGTCATTCAACttgtgatgtagcaaggattaaaatgatacctagggttttaccctaacactatatggtgaggccaaaactagccgtgtgaaataactttgaaacatgcaaaccctttacatacctttataaaatggttgataacttgATGGTAGTTGATCGTATCGCCTTGCAATAACTTCCATTCAATCTGTTGCGAAATTttgtatcaggccatatatgactcacatgagtaaacccacaatcgaaatt
The Dysidea avara chromosome 7, odDysAvar1.4, whole genome shotgun sequence genome window above contains:
- the LOC136260916 gene encoding tRNA-dihydrouridine(20a/20b) synthase [NAD(P)+]-like isoform X2, with the protein product MKSSFDKPLELFDKRKYVKICAPMVRFSKLGFRMLVRKYGCDLACTPMIMADSFVQSKQARDSEFTTNHTDRPLVVQFASNNAKDFADATELVAPFCDAIDLNCGCPQRWALGQGCGAFLIKQPETVVDMIQQARSRTNLPISIKIRICEDIKDTIELCRRVEHAHVSWITVHGRTVKQRAEPVNNEVIKMVKDCLTIPVVANGDIRSLQDAEAVHASTGVDGVMAARGILANPAMYDGHPATPLQCVQDWVDLSLSVGTPFICFHRHLYNMTEEIMSKPGKH
- the LOC136260620 gene encoding ras-related protein rab7-like gives rise to the protein MSAAEATRKVMLKIMLLGDSKVGKTSLMNQFVSKKFIEMYKASIGADFLTKEVMVDDKLVTMQIWDTTGNARFQSLQQAFYRGSDCCVLVFDVTNNSSFCTLHKWRDEFLKHAKPSDPDNFPFVVLGNKIDLEDRQVSIVQAVNWCESKNNIPYFETSAKEDTDIEQAFQAIAKNALGIRE
- the LOC136260916 gene encoding tRNA-dihydrouridine(20a/20b) synthase [NAD(P)+]-like isoform X1, with translation MKSSFDKPLELFDKRKYVKICAPMVRFSKLGFRMLVRKYGCDLACTPMIMADSFVQSKQARDSEFTTNHTDRPLVVQFASNNAKDFADATELVAPFCDAIDLNCGCPQRWALGQGCGAFLIKQPETVVDMIQQARSRTNLPISIKIRICEDIKDTIELCRRVEHAHVSWITVHGRTVKQRAEPVNNEVIKMVKDCLTIPVVANGDIRSLQDAEAVHASTGVDGVMAARGILANPAMYDGHPATPLQCVQDWVDLSLSVGTPFICFHRHLYNMTEEIMSKPDRQALKNLTSTSAVLDYLTHMKYITC
- the LOC136260920 gene encoding large ribosomal subunit protein eL20-like yields the protein MKAKGQLKEYKVIGRRHPSETQRNPPLYRMRIFAPDEVTAKSRFFYFTSKLKKLKKAAGEIVSCSVVSEKSPLKIKNIGIWLRYDSRSGTHNMYREYREMSVAGAVTACYRDMAARHRARAHSIQIMRAEEIPANKCRRPHMKQFHNSKIRFPLPHRVMDHHFRSTFVANRPNTFY
- the LOC136260921 gene encoding U6 snRNA-associated Sm-like protein LSm3, translating into MATEELQPEPSVVQEPLDLIKLSLDERIYVKMRNDRELKGRLHAYDQHLNMILGDVEEIVTTIELDEETFEEIFKTTRRNIPMLYVRGDGVILVSPAVRVGV
- the LOC136260919 gene encoding LOW QUALITY PROTEIN: casein kinase I-like (The sequence of the model RefSeq protein was modified relative to this genomic sequence to represent the inferred CDS: inserted 2 bases in 1 codon; substituted 1 base at 1 genomic stop codon) produces the protein MELRVGGKYRLGRKIGSDSFSDIYLGTNISTAEVAIKLECIKSKHLQLHXILSGVGIPQVRWCGTEGDNNVLVVELLRPSLGDLFNFCGQKFSLKTNLLLADQLISQIEFIHSKNFIHQDIKPNNFLMGLGKRXNLIYIIDFGLTKKYRDTCTHQYIPYRENNNLTGIARYASINTHLGIKQSRRDDLESFGYVLMYFNLGNPPGKV